The DNA window TTGTACCCGTAGCAGAGGTCCGAGAACTTCGTGCCGAAGAGAGTGTTGGCGACGAGGTGGAGTCCGCCGTTGCCCGCACGACGAAGGGGCGTGATGTCATGGCTTCCGCCGCCGTCGGTGAAGCGACTGCCTTTGGCGAAGTCGGCCCCGGCGAGCAATGCGTCGACGAAACGCGGGATCTCGTCGGCGTCGGCGGACCCATCGGCGTCGAACATGACGATGATGTCACCGGTGGCGGCCTCGAAACCGCATGCGAGCGCGTTGCCCTTGCCCTTGCGGGTCTGCTTGATGATGCGGATGTCTCCGCGAATCTCGCGGGCGGCGTCGATGGTTCCGTCGATTGATCCGCCGTCGACCAGGACCAGTTCGTAGTCGTGGGACAGCAACGGAAGAACGTGGCGCAGGTTGGCGGCCTCGTTGAGAGTGGGGATGACGATGCTGATGCGCGGATTATGGGAGTTCGACATATCCATTTCCAGACGGGTTGAGGGCAGTGTGTGACCGACTGATCTCAGAAAGCCTGTGTCGCGACCCCCGGCGGATCCACAGAAGCATCCTGCGCCCTGGTTAGGCACGAAGATTGCGTTTTCATCGACTGCCCATAACCTTAAAAGAAGCTATGAGTTTGTCAAGTCCCGATGAAACAAACTGAGTGATTGTTTGGAGACGTTCGTCATACCGCGAGGTCGGTCAGTCCACTGCTCGTTCGAACACGATCGTGTCCGCATCCTGGTAGCGCACTGACCAGGCAGGGTTCGACCTCAACCAGCGCTCGAAGGTGTCCGCTGCCCCGTCCTGGATGAACCCGTAGTACTTCATCGCTTCCAGGGATTGTCTGGTCAGAATTACGTACGAAGGAGTATCGCGTTGTGACGCGTCCCATTCGAATGCTTCCAGCTGCTCGACCGTCGGGAACTCCAACATGTATTCGGCGCCGTAGTAGTTCAGTGGCGCATCGAACATCACGTTGGCTTCGGCTTGTTCGACATACTTCGCGGTCGATCTGATGGGATAGCCCGCCGGATACAACATCGTGAATTGTGATCCCGCAGGAGCACTCTCGACGAGAGCCTGGGTGTGCTCGATCTGAGACCGGTTCTCGATGACGAGAGGCCACAGGCCGAAGTAGCCCTGCAGCCCGAACGTCGCGGCCACTACGGTGCCAACGAACGCGCACGTGAGCGCTGCACGCGCCCCGAGCCTGCGCACTGTGCTACGGGCGGTAGAGGCATTCGCGTCGAGCAGAGCCAGCAGCATCGGCGCGATCAGCAGCACGCAACCGGGAATGGCGTAGAGGTACACCCGGAAGATGGCTTCACCGCCGTAACTCTGTCCGGCGAGCAGACCGATCGACCCGAAGGCCATCACCATGGGCGCCCAGAACGTCTTCTTGGTGCGCCACGCGTACACGATGGACACCATGGCGAGGCCGAACACTCCGGCCGACAATGCTCGACAGATCAGCGACGTCACCTGCTTGCCGAGGATGCCGGGAGCCTGCACGTTGCTTGCCGCATTCTCGACGGGGTCGAACCCCGACAGCAGCCCGTACGGGGCGACGATGTCCAGTCGAGGCACTAGGTAGCCCACGAGTATCAGGGCCAGCGGGAACATCAGCCACCACGGTTTCGCCCGACCGGTCACCAGCAAAACTCCGGTGACCGCGAACAGCCAGTACGGCGTCAGTTGATGACTCGGCACGAGCGCAGCGAACGGGATGATCGCCAGGAAACCGGCAACCCGAAGCTGCGTCGATGCGAGCAGCAGGACGAGAAATCCGACGGCGAGCACGAATCCGAGCGACTGCGGTGCGTAGTAGTCCTGTCCGACCCAGTTGACCAGTTCCGCCAGCATGGCTGCCATCACGGCGACCCGAGGTCTCAGCTTCAGGACACGGGCGAGGCTGTAGACGAACAGCGCGATCAATACGTGGACGAGTGGCGCGAAAACGCGTGCCAGCGACAGAATGCCGAACCCGGTGACCTGGCCGAACCACGCGGTGAGGACGAAGAAGCTCGGCCACTGAGCGTAGATGTCGATGCCGTTGGGCGGCAACGCCCCGAACGCGAGAATGTACTCGGTGACCGCGACGTGCTTGTACGTCCACTCGTACACCGGTGCGCTCGTGACGAAGGTGACGGTCAGTCGCTGCACCAGAATCGCAACCGCGATCGCAGCGACGGCGATGCGAAGTTGGTGTCGGCGGATCGCGATCAAGAACGCTGCCACGACCAGAGCCATACAGATCACCAGGATGGGCCCGGTTCCTGCCGGCAGCAGTCCGAACTGGGAGTATCCAGCTTTCTCGAGACCCGGGAGCGACGGCAGCCACAGCACCACTGTCAGCGCAAGCATCAGTCCGGCGACGTTACGCCGCAGGTACTCCCGGTCCCACAGCCTTGTCAGGCCGACCCTGCATCGATCCGACAGGTGACGGCGCGACAACGTGTGGCGTGCCCAGCTTCGCCACCTGCGTAGATCGGGCCACTCGTCTTTCCTGCGGTACCAAAGCAGCGAGGACCCGAGCCCGGCGAGCGCGACGACGGTGGTGATCCACCGTGGCGACCAGTGGTACCCCCACATCGCGGCCGTCGTGACCAGCGTGACGAGGGCGAGGCTCAACACCGGCACCGCTGCGATGCGCGCCCTCGGCGGGATGTAGACCCACGTCAGGATCGCCGACCCTGGACCGGCGAACACCATGCCTGCGAGCAGGATTGCCCGCAGCGCGGCGGGTAGGGGGAGCATCGACAGCAACGCCGTCGCCGATGCGAGTACCGCGACGTCGGCGTACCGCACCCGAGGCCGGAGGACGTGCGACGCCGCAACGACCGTGCGCGGCCGATACTCAGTCGAGGACAGGCTCACGGCTGACCTCCAGAAGCGGTTGACGGCGACGGCCCTCACGGCGGCTACGACGCAGCGCACCCGGGCCTTTCGCGATGGACAGCAGTTCCATTCTGCCGATTCCCTCGGGTAGATCGGCGGCGAGATCGTCGGGCGGGGATGCAACCTTGCTCATCTTGGCCGACAATCGGATTGCGCTGCCGAGCCTTCGTACGGCCACCCGTGCAGCGAGCGTCGCGGCGCGGCGGTTGGTCGCGACGGTCGTCAGCCAGGCACCGAGGCCGAGTCCGTAGCCGCGAGCCTGCACCGCAAGGGCGTCGGAATCCGCGCGGTGACGATGCCACACGATGGCAGCAGGCTCGTAGACGAGTTTGTCTCCTGCCATCAACACACGGAAGAACATGTCGAGGTCCTCACCGCCGTTGGTGGGAGAGCCGACCCCGAGGGCCTCGTCGAAACCGCCCAGATCGAACATGCGGCTTCGTCGAACCGCGAAGTTCGCGCCAGTTCCGTACATTCCTACCTGGAACGGGAACAGTGGGACGTCCGCGGGTGGATGCGCGAGATCGTAGATGCGAGGCGTGACCGAACTGGCCCATCCGACGCGGCGATCGAAGTAGGCCTGCGCATGCGTGCGGATCTCGCCGCTGGGGACGATGCCCGACACACACGTCACTCGAACGTCCCGGCCGAATCCGCGGGCGATGCTGGAGAGCCACTTGGCGTCCACCGCGACATCGTCATCGGTGAATGCGACGATCGAATGCCGCGCCGCTCGCAGACCGGTATTTCGAGCTCTCGACAGTCCCGCAACAGGTTCGGACACGACGCGCACACGCGGATCGTTCAGCGAGCGGACGTAGGTCTGCGTCGCATCCGTCGGCGACGCGTTGTCGACGACTACGACCTCGAAGTCGGGATACTCGACGGCGAGTACGGAAGACAGCGCGCCCCGTAGATGATCGATGCGGTCGCGCGTGCAGATGACGACCGTGATCGGCGGCTGGGCTGCACTGCGTGCGGGGACAGGACCCGGATCCACGACTTCGAGTGTGCGGACGGCATCGATCAGTTCCCCGGTGTCGAGGCCGAACCCGCTGATCGGTAGCTCCACGAAGCCGAGCGGATCCATCCCGCGTCGCACGAGTAGGCGAGCCCGGGTGTAACCGTCAGAGCAGGCGAGGGCCAGGGTGTCCGGCATTTCCGCCTCGATGTCGACGTCGCCGATCCAGACGGCGCCGGTCCACTCGGGCGGCTGCGTACTGGTCAGGGCAGGCTCGAGATCGGCTGGCTTCGACACTTGGGGTAGATCCTTTCGGGTGGAGCATGGGGGGAAGATCAGTCGGTTCGGTAGCGAACCCAGTCGACGGACATGGTCGCGGGGAACTTCGTCTCCGCGGTCGTCGGTCCCGGCCAATCGCCTGCGACCGCCACGTTGAACAGTAGGTAGAAGGGCTTGTCGAACACCCAGTACTCGGAACCGCCGGTCAGATCATCGGGAGTGATCGTCTTCAGGATCTTGTCGTCCATACCCGTGACGATCTTGTTCGGGGACCGCTCGACCCAGAAGACGTGATAGTCGTCGGACAGCAGAACGGGCGGGTAACCGGCGGCCTGGACTTTCTGGCTCGTCAGGCTGTCGGCCTGCGGAGCGTGAATGCCAGTGTGGTAGTTGTCCGCGTCGTTGAGTGTCTCGATGACGTCGATCTCACCCGAGAGCGGCCACCCCACCGAATCGATATCGGAGCCGAGCAGCCAGAACGCGGGGTGCAGTCCGTCGCCCGCCGGCATCTTGATGCGTGCCTCGACCCGGCCGTAGGTGAACTCGAACTTGCCCCTCGTCGTCACACGTGCCGAGGTGTACCCGTCGGCTGTGTCCAGCGCCGAGATCGACATGTTTCCCGATCCGTCCTGGAACGAGTTCGCCGAGGAATCGGTGTAGTTCTGCTTTTCGTTGTTACCCCAGCCGGTCTGTCCGGTGTCGTAACTCCATTTGTCCGAGTCGAGTTCGGTTCCACCAGCGCCGTCGAACTGGTCGTACACGGTGAAGCCGGCGACTGTGTCGTCGTTCATGATCTTCGATGCGGTGAGATCTTCGGGCGCAGGCCACAACTGCTGGTACGCGACGAACCCGGACACGGCACAGGTGGCCGTGACGACCGCAATGCTCAACAGTCGCGGCCAGAGCTTCGGCTTGGGCGCCGGGTTGAGGCTGGGCGGGGTGGAGTTGGGCTGGGCCAGCCCTGGTGAGGGCAGCCGTGACACCTCGACGGTGTGAGGCATATTGCTCGTTTCGCCGCTGCCGGCGAAATCCTGGCGATGTGTCATCGCCTTCGGTCGCCGTTCGAGGCGTCGGCACGTGCTGCGATCCGGCGCGCCGTTTTGCGGTGGGCGAAGGCCAACACAAGTGTTGCGACGAGGATGCTGTAGACCGCGATGCGTTCGACTGTGCCGATGCCGAGCCCGAAGTGGTGTCCACCGATGAAGAACAGTGCGGCAGTTAATGCGATGCCGCCGAGAGCGGTGACGGTGATCTGGGCCGTGCGATCCAGTGTCCGATGGCCGCCGGCGACGATGATCCCGAGCGATCCGACGACAAGAACGACCATCGCCCCGAAGGAGTGGATCTGGTAGTTCATCCCCTGGTTCACCGTTCCGGCCACGATTCCGCCGAGCCCCGCGATCGACAACAGCACTCCGCCACGAACGTCGAGGACCCCGGTGATCACCCATGCCAGGGCCGCGACCACGAGAGCGGCGTTGAACAGTGCGATCGAAAAGTTCATCAGGACATACAGTTTGCTGCACGGCCAGTTGCCGGCCGGCCCGCAGAATGCGACACCGAGTTCACTGACGAAGTTCGTCCGGTAGCTGTAGAGCCCCCGCCACGTCGCGGACACGACGAATTCGAGCACGACGAGCTGAATCACCGACACGCCTGCCCAGAATCCGACCCGGGCCCACCAGGATGCGTCGGGACCGGTGGCCGTCTTGCCACGTATCGCTGCCCGCACCTGCTGCAGTTGGGTACTCAAGGGGACAACTCCTATGCACTGAGAAGAGCGACGGGATCTTTCATCGCGAGGTCCATTGCGGACTGCACGATGTCACGATCGAAGAAATTGTCGTGGAACGACGCGGATACGTGAAAAGTATCGCGGAGATGCATCGACGTGACGACGATGGTGTCCGGGAAGCTGGGTTCGCTGAGCGGGTAGAACGAGCGCCTGCTCGGATCGTCCGTCCACGCGATGGATTCGAGCTGGCGGAGACGGCCGACGTCCGAGAAGGTCAGATTCGCGCGGGTCGACGTCGGAGCCGAGTCCGTGGCGATGACGGGTAATGACGCTCGGGTCCGCAAGTACATCAATGCGCTGAGTGCTCCCGCGGCCAGCGGACGACCCTTGTCGATCGCGTGAGTGACGTTGCGGTGCACGTCATTGGCATCGGTGAGGTCGACTCCGTCGAAGTCGATGCCGACGGCGAAGTTGCCGAGGACGACGCCGTCGGTGCCACGGAGGTAGCGCCTGCAGTCGAACAGGAATGCCGCCGAGTTCGACGTCGCGATGCCGCGGGCGCGAAACGCCGACGCAACGGCAGCGCTCAGAATCGAGGTGACCGACACATCGGGAAGGTTGGCGTCGCGCCATTCGCGCAGTGACTTCGTCGCCCCGGCAGACGATGTGGCCGCGACGACGGCAGGGGATCGGGTCCACGGGATTCGAGACTCGTCGATCGGTGCGCCGGCAGTGGCCCCTTGGGCAGTGGACCCTCCGGCATGTGGGGACCGAAAGAACTTGCCGTACAGAACGTCGACGACCTTCATCGGGTTGTGAATCATCCAGCTGGCCACTGCGCGCGGCAGCGGACAGCGGACGGTGCGCGCGGTGGCCCACGCAGGGAGTTCGGGCGACTCGGCGGGATCGGCGAGGAAGGCAAACAGTTCGATGGGCAACACCGCGTCGCTCAACCCGTGCGACAGGTCCAGCAGTAGGTACTCGCCCGCCAGTCGAGCGCGCACTGGAACCTCGGTCGAGGCGGAGCGCGACAGTTCGGCGAGCCGGTCGCTGACGTCGTATCTGGTGGCAGCGGCGATCTCGGTGACGTCGTCGCACACAAGGTCTGGTCGGTAGTCCCACTTCCGCGACGAAGAATCCACGCGCAGACCGAGGCGAGCGGCAGGACCGGCGGATGCCAGCCGACCGAGTCGTTCCTTGATGCGAGCGAGCCCGCCGAAGTCGGCCGGGCCTAGTACACAGACGATTCGGGCCTCGGAACGCAGCATGTCTATCGCGCTGGCGGAGTACTTCACTGGGTTCATGGCGTACTTCTTCCCGGTGCCGGATTTCGATAGGGGCTATGCAGGTGGCCTGGACCTGGACCCTGCGGCGACGTACGAATCTTGTGCGAACCTGCCGTGCTGTACTCACGCGTGCGGCCGTTTTGGTACTCGCCCCGCCCCGACGCGGGTGGATCGTCGCGCCCGACCTGCGGCCGCGGCCTCGGTGGGACCGCGCCGCCGGAGGGCGGCGTACCTCCACGCTGGGAGAGCTCGCGGATCCACCGGATCAGCGGAACGATCAGAACGATGGCACCGAATGCCTCCGCTGCGAGATACGCCCAACCGACCGCAGCGATACCCAGCGAGTCCGACAGCGCCAGTGAGCCGACGATGATGATCGACGTGGCTGCCACCTGGACCACTACCGCGAGGCGCATCCGACGCTGGACACGTGCGAGGCCGTCGTAGAGAGATCCGATGACCGACAGCGGGATCGTCACTGCTGCCAGGTGGACGATGATCGTCCCGTGTTCGCGGTACTGCTGGCCGACGATGCCGAGACCGTAGGGAGCGAGGAAGGCGAGGAAGAACGAGCCGCCCAGTGCCACAACACACACCATCGACATGAATCGCTTGGTCAAGCGTCCGAACTGCTCGGGGTTTGCCGCCACTTCGGCTACGAACGGACCGACCAGAACGCTGATGAGAATGTACAGGGCGCTCACGATCGACCAGGTGAGAGAGAAATAGGCGTTGTCCTCGGCGCCGAGGGTCGCGACGACGATCATCGGGACCAGCAGTGGAGCGAGGGATCCGAGCGCGGTGATGCCGTAGGCGGAGCCGAAGTAGGACCACAGTTCCCGTTTCGGGGGCAGGTCAGGGGCTTTGCGGTAGCGCGGCTCGGTGCGCAGATTTCGCAATATCGACCGCAGCACGACGACCGACGCGATGACGGCGGGAATTGCCCACGCCGCAATGATCGAGGTACTGCGTGCGGTGGTGAAGAGGGCGAGGAGCAGCACGAACTTCACGACCGCGTGGAAGATGTTCTTGCCTGCGGCCCATCGCGCCACACCGAGACCGGAGGACGTCTGGTCCTGCAGCGCGAATACCGACAGGACCGCGACGAACGCTGGGAAGGAGAGTATTTCGGCCGTGGTCGTGAACATTTCGTCCACGGGCGCGACGAGGAGAAATCCGAAGCCGAGGATGAATGCGAAGACGGTGACCGTCAGGTAGCCACGGATGACGAACGACCGGGCCAACCATCCGGACACCGGCAGGAAGCGTTCGTACATCGAACCGAGACTGAGGTTCGAGAGCGTGGACAACATGACCGCGGAGGTGATCACGGCAGACGCGCTGCCCACCTCGGCGACCGGATACAGACGCCCGGCAGCGGCCCAGAAGAGCAGACCGAGACCGCCGGTGATGACCGTCGAGAGCATCATGGCCAGCGAGTTGAGGGCAAGGTTTCGGTCGGAGCTCGTGGTATCGGTAGGGGGCGTCTGCTCCAGCGATAGACCCGACGGAGTCGGCGCGGCGACGTACGGGTTCTCGGCCTGGATCTTCTGGATCGGCATTGTGTGCGACATCAGGCCCATGTCCCAATGCACCGGTTCGATTCGATGCCACTCGAGCCGTTCCAGATTGTGATGCTTCGGAGGCGCTACCTTCGGCGCGCGATGCTTCACAGAGGAGCCCAATCCACTGGTACAGGCGGTGCGGGCGCGCTGATCTCTACGTCGAATGCTTCCGACGCCGCGCGCAGAAGTTCACCGCGCACCGTCTCGCGAAGATCGCGTCCGTAGAGCGAGTGGTCGCCTCCTGCGTAGGACTTCACGACGGCTGGAGACGAAGACTGTGCCTTCCTCCTGCGCGTCGCGCGCTTCCCGCGGAGGCGGTTCATCCCTTCCGGTCCACGATTGGCGATGAACCAGTCGGCGTCCGTCGGTGACAGAAGGACAGTCGTGCGGACGTTCTTCGCTTCCAGCTTCCGCAGCGAGATCTCGGGGACCTGGATCAGTCCGCGCGTGCCCAGCCAGAACCACAGCGGATACGGCATCGACGACTGCAGGCTGTTCTTCACCGCGACCCCGACGTCGTGCAGACGGTCGAGTGCGGTGCTGGCGAGTCCGGTGTCCTCGTTGTGCATCGACGCGCGCTTGACGAATTCGAGCCGACGAGTGGTCCAGTCGAGGGTGTTCAGCAGCACGGCGGAATTGACGCCGAGCTCGCGCGCAGCGAAACTCGAATACCAAGAGCCGGAGCACATTCCGGATACCATCACGTTGTGGGGTGAGGTGCCCGCCG is part of the Rhodococcus sovatensis genome and encodes:
- a CDS encoding lipopolysaccharide biosynthesis protein, which gives rise to MSHTMPIQKIQAENPYVAAPTPSGLSLEQTPPTDTTSSDRNLALNSLAMMLSTVITGGLGLLFWAAAGRLYPVAEVGSASAVITSAVMLSTLSNLSLGSMYERFLPVSGWLARSFVIRGYLTVTVFAFILGFGFLLVAPVDEMFTTTAEILSFPAFVAVLSVFALQDQTSSGLGVARWAAGKNIFHAVVKFVLLLALFTTARSTSIIAAWAIPAVIASVVVLRSILRNLRTEPRYRKAPDLPPKRELWSYFGSAYGITALGSLAPLLVPMIVVATLGAEDNAYFSLTWSIVSALYILISVLVGPFVAEVAANPEQFGRLTKRFMSMVCVVALGGSFFLAFLAPYGLGIVGQQYREHGTIIVHLAAVTIPLSVIGSLYDGLARVQRRMRLAVVVQVAATSIIIVGSLALSDSLGIAAVGWAYLAAEAFGAIVLIVPLIRWIRELSQRGGTPPSGGAVPPRPRPQVGRDDPPASGRGEYQNGRTREYSTAGSHKIRTSPQGPGPGHLHSPYRNPAPGRSTP
- a CDS encoding glycosyltransferase family 2 protein, producing the protein MSKPADLEPALTSTQPPEWTGAVWIGDVDIEAEMPDTLALACSDGYTRARLLVRRGMDPLGFVELPISGFGLDTGELIDAVRTLEVVDPGPVPARSAAQPPITVVICTRDRIDHLRGALSSVLAVEYPDFEVVVVDNASPTDATQTYVRSLNDPRVRVVSEPVAGLSRARNTGLRAARHSIVAFTDDDVAVDAKWLSSIARGFGRDVRVTCVSGIVPSGEIRTHAQAYFDRRVGWASSVTPRIYDLAHPPADVPLFPFQVGMYGTGANFAVRRSRMFDLGGFDEALGVGSPTNGGEDLDMFFRVLMAGDKLVYEPAAIVWHRHRADSDALAVQARGYGLGLGAWLTTVATNRRAATLAARVAVRRLGSAIRLSAKMSKVASPPDDLAADLPEGIGRMELLSIAKGPGALRRSRREGRRRQPLLEVSREPVLD
- a CDS encoding glycoside hydrolase family 16 protein — translated: MPHTVEVSRLPSPGLAQPNSTPPSLNPAPKPKLWPRLLSIAVVTATCAVSGFVAYQQLWPAPEDLTASKIMNDDTVAGFTVYDQFDGAGGTELDSDKWSYDTGQTGWGNNEKQNYTDSSANSFQDGSGNMSISALDTADGYTSARVTTRGKFEFTYGRVEARIKMPAGDGLHPAFWLLGSDIDSVGWPLSGEIDVIETLNDADNYHTGIHAPQADSLTSQKVQAAGYPPVLLSDDYHVFWVERSPNKIVTGMDDKILKTITPDDLTGGSEYWVFDKPFYLLFNVAVAGDWPGPTTAETKFPATMSVDWVRYRTD
- a CDS encoding glycosyltransferase family 2 protein, coding for MSNSHNPRISIVIPTLNEAANLRHVLPLLSHDYELVLVDGGSIDGTIDAAREIRGDIRIIKQTRKGKGNALACGFEAATGDIIVMFDADGSADADEIPRFVDALLAGADFAKGSRFTDGGGSHDITPLRRAGNGGLHLVANTLFGTKFSDLCYGYNAFWRDLVPVLDLPPVDQQGREDEMLWGDGFEIETIINCRFAESGVRIQEVPSVELARIYGQSNLRTFSDGFRVLRTLFTERLRARKLAKKSIPRPDRRTNDSRTDMDLEFEAFDVLDEITWQEKSA